A single Gaiellales bacterium DNA region contains:
- a CDS encoding glyoxalase superfamily protein, with translation MDMKLELVTVPVTDVDRAKAFYVDKAGFVADHDHTVDEGLRFVQLTPPGSACSIAIGTGLTDTAPGAANCQLVVADIHAARDELIGRGLDVGEVQGFDWGSFVFFADPDGNRWAVQQLPPRG, from the coding sequence ATGGACATGAAGCTCGAGCTGGTGACCGTTCCCGTGACCGATGTCGACCGGGCGAAGGCGTTCTACGTCGACAAGGCCGGGTTCGTCGCCGACCACGATCACACCGTCGACGAGGGCCTGCGCTTCGTGCAGCTGACGCCCCCGGGCTCGGCCTGCTCGATCGCCATCGGCACCGGACTGACCGACACCGCGCCGGGCGCCGCGAACTGTCAGCTCGTCGTCGCCGACATCCACGCCGCCCGTGACGAGCTGATCGGCCGCGGCCTCGACGTCGGCGAGGTGCAGGGGTTCGACTGGGGCTCGTTCGTGTTCTTCGCCGACCCGGACGGAAATCGCTGGGCCGTGCAGCAGCTTCCGCCCCGAGGCTGA
- a CDS encoding MarR family transcriptional regulator — MLAFRLDGALTAVGDALARPAGQTSARWRVLAAVETAPMSVAEIARAWSLARQSIQRVADELERDGLIRYDEHPGDRRTKLATLTPAGADALRKIQKAQRAWANELGSQVDADDLIRAGDILGRILEAPAMQRDAG; from the coding sequence GTGCTCGCATTCCGGCTCGACGGCGCGCTCACGGCCGTGGGCGACGCGCTCGCCCGCCCGGCCGGCCAGACGAGCGCGCGCTGGCGTGTGCTCGCCGCCGTGGAGACGGCGCCGATGAGCGTCGCCGAGATCGCCCGCGCCTGGAGCCTGGCCCGCCAGAGCATCCAGCGCGTCGCCGACGAGCTCGAGCGGGACGGGCTGATCCGCTACGACGAGCACCCGGGCGACAGGCGCACGAAGCTCGCCACGCTCACCCCTGCCGGCGCCGACGCGCTGCGGAAGATCCAGAAAGCCCAGCGGGCGTGGGCGAACGAGCTCGGCTCGCAGGTCGACGCGGACGACCTGATCCGCGCCGGCGACATCCTCGGGCGGATCCTGGAGGCCCCGGCGATGCAGCGCGACGCGGGTTAG